The DNA segment ATCTCCGCTTCGGGCAAGCCTGTCATCAGGGCATTCGGGCCGGGATCGTTGGGGCCGTCCGGCTGCATGGGCACATGCACGATCAACTCATGTCCCGCCTTACGTGCCGCCTCGGTCTGCACCGGCAGTTGCTTGGCGTAGGGAAGCCAAGCCAGGGTCAGGGGACCGGGCAGCTCCACGATCCGGCTACTCCGGCGCCGGTCCAGCCCCATATCGTCGATGACGATGACGATCCGTGGCCGCCCCTCGACCGGCGCCGGTTTCACCTGCTCCGGCTGACGTTCGGGTGCGGGCGGACGTAAGGCGGCAACCTGCTGCGCAGGCTTGGCCGCGGAAACCGGAGGCGGTTTCTGGGTCCCTGCCGCATCGTCTGCGGGCCGCGTCGGCTCCGCCTCACGGTGCTTCTCCGGTGCTGGTGCCGCGGCGCGTGGAGGTGACGGCGCTGGGCCGGGCCGGCTCACTGGCTGGGGGGGTATGGCGGTGGCGACGCGCGATGCCGGCGTGGACGCCGTTTCCGGACCAAGCCCTTCGCCGCCGAACAACGCGAGCACGACGACAAGGCCGGCAAACGCCAGCAGAGCGCCGATAGCGATCTTCTGCGATCCGGCGGAAGCACACTTACTGGACTTCGCTGGGCGGCGTTTCGGTGGCAGACGACGCGCGGTCATGAGTGACCGTCCGCGGAACCGCGGGAGCTGTGGCAGTCACGGCCGGTAGACAGCGTCTCCAGGATCGGACAGTCGGGACGCTCATCCCCGTGACACTGATCGATTAGGCGGGTCAGAGTGCCGCGCAGGCTGCGCAACTCTTCGATCCGCGCATCGACCTCCGCCACATGCCGTTCCGCCATCCGGCGCACATCGGCGGACGCGCGGTTGCGGTCCTGCCAGAGCGCCAGAAGGTCCGCTACCTCCTTCACCGAAAACCCAAGCGAGCGCGCACGGTGGATGAAGCGCAATGTCTCCACATCCTGGTCGCCATAGTCGCGGTATCCGTTCTCCCGCCGGCCGGCAGCCTGGATCAGCCCCACGCTCTCGTAATATCGGATGGTTTTGGCCGGAACGCCGGAGCGTTTGGCCGCGGTCCCGATGTTCATCGCCCCGCTCTTCCCCTTGCCATGCATCCAGTCATGCTACACGTGTGCATTAACCGCAAGGTTACGAGCCGGCGAACCTATGGAAATCACGGGGGTCTGCCTGTACCGTAGCCAGCCGCGACGCTTGGAATCCGTACGATGCTGCTTCTGATCGACAATTACGACAGCTTCACCTGGAACCTCGTCCACTATCTGGGCGAACTCGGGGCCGAAGTGGTCGTCCGCCGCAATGACTCG comes from the Indioceanicola profundi genome and includes:
- the cueR gene encoding Cu(I)-responsive transcriptional regulator; the protein is MNIGTAAKRSGVPAKTIRYYESVGLIQAAGRRENGYRDYGDQDVETLRFIHRARSLGFSVKEVADLLALWQDRNRASADVRRMAERHVAEVDARIEELRSLRGTLTRLIDQCHGDERPDCPILETLSTGRDCHSSRGSADGHS